Proteins encoded together in one Mycobacterium simiae window:
- a CDS encoding SDR family NAD(P)-dependent oxidoreductase codes for MNSSPRATRQELIVVTGASTGMGAATAKELARRGFHVLAGVRRDADADALVADGPEGLEPVILDITMESDVAAIADCVARDPLRRPLRALINNAGIAVNAPVEALPIAHWRKQFEVNLFGHVAMTQALLPALLLGGGTVVNISSVGGKVVLPTYGAYAGSKFALEAVSDALRREVSHLGIKVVVVEPGAVKTEMVDRGIATAEELLANMSAPQLTRYGDLAAAVTAQARSFGEAGVSAEHAAKVIAKAATASRPRTRYTIGRDAAVLVRISRLASDRVLDRIVRLNLRSFAKGPRPSEKNEKADAAMA; via the coding sequence ATGAATTCCTCACCTCGCGCCACCCGTCAGGAGCTGATCGTCGTGACCGGCGCGTCGACCGGGATGGGCGCCGCAACGGCGAAAGAACTGGCCCGCAGGGGATTTCACGTGCTCGCCGGGGTACGCCGCGACGCCGACGCCGACGCGCTAGTGGCCGACGGACCTGAGGGGCTAGAACCGGTGATCCTCGACATCACGATGGAATCGGACGTCGCCGCCATTGCCGACTGCGTCGCGCGCGACCCGCTGCGCCGGCCGCTGCGGGCGCTGATCAACAACGCCGGGATCGCAGTCAACGCGCCGGTGGAAGCCCTGCCGATAGCGCACTGGCGCAAGCAGTTCGAGGTCAACCTGTTCGGCCACGTCGCGATGACCCAGGCGTTGTTACCGGCGCTGCTACTCGGCGGCGGCACCGTCGTGAACATCAGCTCCGTCGGCGGAAAGGTGGTGTTGCCGACCTACGGCGCCTACGCCGGGTCCAAGTTCGCGCTCGAGGCGGTCAGTGACGCCCTGCGACGCGAGGTTTCCCACCTCGGCATCAAGGTGGTCGTCGTCGAACCCGGCGCGGTCAAGACGGAGATGGTCGACCGTGGCATCGCCACCGCGGAGGAGCTGCTGGCGAACATGAGCGCCCCGCAACTCACCCGCTATGGCGATCTGGCCGCGGCCGTCACGGCACAAGCCCGGTCGTTCGGTGAGGCCGGTGTTTCGGCGGAGCACGCAGCGAAGGTAATCGCCAAGGCGGCCACCGCATCTCGGCCACGAACTCGCTACACGATCGGGCGCGACGCCGCGGTCCTGGTGCGAATCAGCCGCCTGGCATCCGACCGGGTCCTGGACCGCATTGTGCGGCTGAATCTTCGATCCTTCGCGAAAGGTCCGCGGCCGAGTGAAAAGAATGAAAAGGCCGACGCTGCAATGGCTTAA
- a CDS encoding SRPBCC family protein has protein sequence MFSEDHIAIDAPPQLVWDVFTDVEHWPNWTASVTSLVGLDGPKLEVGKRFAIKQPGMRKLIWRVTEIEPGTSWTWVQRSPGVLVSARHDVTPAPAGGTLVRQQLHQGGILGALVGRLMAKKTKRFLELEAQGLKAHSEQLSRADGAHP, from the coding sequence ATGTTTAGCGAGGACCACATCGCCATCGATGCTCCCCCGCAGTTGGTCTGGGACGTCTTCACCGACGTCGAGCATTGGCCGAATTGGACCGCCTCGGTGACCTCGCTGGTCGGGTTGGACGGCCCAAAGCTCGAGGTGGGCAAGCGATTTGCGATCAAACAACCCGGCATGCGGAAACTCATCTGGCGGGTGACCGAGATCGAACCCGGGACGTCCTGGACATGGGTGCAACGCTCCCCCGGCGTGCTGGTCAGCGCCCGGCACGACGTCACGCCCGCCCCGGCCGGCGGCACCCTGGTCCGCCAGCAGCTTCACCAAGGCGGCATCCTCGGGGCGTTAGTGGGACGACTGATGGCCAAGAAGACCAAACGTTTTCTCGAGCTGGAGGCCCAAGGACTCAAGGCCCACTCGGAGCAGCTCAGCCGCGCCGATGGTGCGCACCCCTGA
- a CDS encoding DUF202 domain-containing protein, protein MTEQQLIDVGAQAERTALAWQRTAIGAIAVAALVLRWDALDHLPMWPGIVLAIAAGATVVSFASGRYRSMLHAMAAHRTPVSRRMVPAATVAMTAVILGIGAELAAAGLG, encoded by the coding sequence ATGACGGAGCAGCAATTGATCGATGTCGGCGCACAGGCCGAGCGAACCGCACTTGCCTGGCAGCGCACCGCGATTGGTGCCATCGCCGTCGCCGCCCTGGTGTTGCGCTGGGACGCACTTGACCACCTGCCGATGTGGCCCGGCATCGTGCTTGCGATTGCGGCCGGCGCCACGGTGGTGTCTTTCGCCTCGGGACGCTACCGCAGCATGCTGCACGCCATGGCAGCCCACCGTACCCCGGTGTCTCGTCGGATGGTACCGGCCGCGACGGTCGCGATGACCGCCGTGATCCTGGGCATCGGCGCCGAGCTGGCGGCCGCGGGGCTCGGGTGA
- a CDS encoding universal stress protein: protein MSAYQTVVVGTDGSDSSLRAVERAAAVAADHGAKLIVATAHPPIPEEKGRYAIPPGSDHGADYRTVGEAPYYAILQNARERAHQAGAKNVEEKAIVGAPINALVQLAEDVGADLLVVGNVGLSSVAGRLLGSVPSEVSRRSKTDVLIVHTAD, encoded by the coding sequence ATGAGCGCCTATCAGACCGTTGTGGTCGGCACCGATGGCTCGGACTCATCGCTGCGCGCGGTTGAACGCGCGGCCGCGGTCGCTGCGGACCACGGCGCGAAATTGATCGTGGCAACGGCACATCCGCCCATTCCCGAGGAAAAAGGTCGCTACGCGATCCCGCCGGGGAGCGACCACGGTGCGGACTACCGCACGGTGGGCGAGGCCCCCTACTACGCGATTCTGCAGAACGCTCGGGAACGGGCGCACCAGGCCGGGGCCAAAAACGTCGAGGAGAAGGCGATCGTCGGTGCTCCCATCAACGCGCTGGTGCAGCTTGCCGAGGACGTCGGTGCCGACCTGCTGGTCGTCGGCAACGTCGGCCTCAGCAGCGTCGCCGGGCGGCTGCTGGGCTCGGTCCCATCCGAAGTCTCCCGCAGGTCCAAGACCGACGTGCTTATCGTTCACACCGCCGACTGA
- a CDS encoding YidH family protein — MFPRKPPLQSVGTDPDYRFTFANERTFLAWLRTGLALLAGAVALASLVHDFGPRSLRIAITVFLLILALVVTVGAYGRWDRAERALRESRSLPSDPLPRLVAAGAGITVVAAAILVFLAETST; from the coding sequence ATGTTCCCCCGCAAGCCGCCACTGCAATCGGTAGGGACCGATCCCGATTATCGATTCACCTTCGCGAACGAACGAACGTTTCTGGCGTGGCTTCGTACCGGGCTGGCGCTGCTCGCCGGCGCGGTCGCATTGGCCAGCCTGGTACACGACTTCGGTCCGCGCTCACTGCGTATCGCGATCACGGTGTTTCTGTTGATCCTGGCGCTGGTCGTCACGGTCGGCGCTTATGGACGGTGGGATCGCGCCGAGCGTGCGCTACGCGAGAGCCGCTCGCTGCCGAGCGACCCACTGCCGCGGCTGGTGGCCGCCGGCGCGGGGATCACCGTCGTCGCGGCGGCGATCCTGGTATTTCTCGCCGAGACCAGCACATGA
- a CDS encoding flavin-containing monooxygenase — protein MIAAQEKPAPQPAAPTPVRTRALIIGTGFSGLGMAIKLAQQGVDFVILEKADDIGGTWRDNSYPGCACDIPSHLYSFSFEPKPDWKNPFSYQPEIWDYLKGVTEKYGLRRYIEFNSLVDRGYWDEDEYRWHVFTQDGREYIAQFLISGAGALHIPKLPDIEGRDEFAGPAFHSAEWDHNVDLTGKRVAIIGTGASAIQIVPEIVDQVTELQLYQRTPPWVVPRSNPELSPALRKAMQRVPGLRALVRLAIYWGQEALAFGMTKRPNALKFIEAYCKYNIRRSVKDRELRRKLIPNYRIGCKRILNSSTYYPAVANPKTKLITDGIVRITRDGIVTADGRQHEVDVIVYATGFHVTDSYTYVGIKGLRGEDLVDRWNREGIGAHRGITVAEMPNLFFLLGPNTGLGHNSVVFMIESQIHYVADAIKTCDKYGAQALAPTRAAQDKFNDELQEQLKGSVWNSGGCSSWYLDEHGKNTVLWGGYTWQYWRATRSVKPSEYQFFGVGTGKRAKRTA, from the coding sequence GTGATAGCAGCCCAGGAGAAACCAGCTCCGCAGCCCGCGGCCCCGACGCCGGTGCGAACCCGCGCCCTGATCATCGGGACCGGATTCTCCGGTCTGGGTATGGCGATCAAGCTTGCGCAGCAGGGGGTGGACTTCGTCATCCTGGAGAAAGCCGACGACATCGGCGGCACCTGGCGGGACAACAGCTACCCCGGTTGTGCCTGCGACATCCCGTCGCACCTGTACTCCTTCTCCTTCGAACCCAAGCCGGACTGGAAGAACCCGTTCTCCTATCAGCCCGAGATCTGGGACTACCTCAAGGGTGTGACCGAGAAGTACGGCTTGCGCCGTTACATCGAGTTCAATTCGCTGGTGGACCGCGGCTATTGGGACGAAGACGAGTACCGCTGGCATGTGTTTACCCAGGACGGGCGGGAATACATCGCTCAATTCCTGATTTCAGGCGCCGGCGCGCTACACATCCCGAAGCTGCCCGACATCGAAGGACGCGACGAATTCGCCGGTCCCGCTTTCCATTCCGCGGAGTGGGACCACAATGTCGATCTGACCGGCAAGCGGGTGGCCATCATCGGGACGGGCGCCAGCGCAATCCAGATCGTGCCGGAGATCGTCGATCAGGTCACCGAGCTACAGCTGTACCAACGCACGCCGCCGTGGGTGGTACCGCGGTCCAATCCCGAGCTTTCCCCGGCGCTGCGCAAGGCCATGCAACGCGTTCCCGGGTTACGGGCACTGGTGCGGCTGGCCATCTATTGGGGCCAGGAAGCGTTGGCGTTCGGCATGACCAAACGGCCCAACGCGCTGAAATTCATTGAGGCCTACTGCAAATACAACATCCGCCGCTCGGTCAAGGACCGCGAGCTGCGCCGCAAGCTGATTCCGAATTACCGCATCGGGTGCAAGCGCATCCTGAACTCCTCGACGTACTACCCCGCCGTGGCGAACCCGAAGACCAAACTCATCACCGACGGCATCGTGCGGATCACCCGCGACGGCATCGTCACCGCCGACGGCAGGCAGCACGAGGTCGACGTAATCGTGTATGCGACCGGATTCCACGTCACCGACTCCTACACCTACGTCGGCATCAAAGGCCTGCGCGGCGAGGACCTGGTCGACCGGTGGAATCGCGAGGGCATCGGCGCCCATCGCGGCATCACCGTCGCCGAAATGCCGAACCTGTTCTTCCTACTGGGGCCCAACACCGGGCTAGGGCACAACTCCGTGGTCTTCATGATCGAGTCGCAGATCCACTACGTGGCCGATGCGATCAAGACCTGCGACAAATACGGCGCGCAGGCGCTGGCCCCCACCCGCGCGGCACAGGACAAGTTCAACGACGAGCTGCAGGAACAACTGAAGGGCTCGGTGTGGAACAGCGGCGGTTGCAGCAGCTGGTACCTCGACGAGCACGGCAAAAACACGGTGTTGTGGGGCGGCTATACCTGGCAGTACTGGCGAGCGACCCGCTCGGTCAAACCCAGCGAGTACCAGTTCTTCGGTGTCGGCACGGGCAAGCGTGCCAAGCGCACGGCGTGA
- a CDS encoding alpha/beta fold hydrolase, with amino-acid sequence MRGCYQSGSPPEYLGPPIPSPGLDVGSPEGLARITTTTDPRELLEAFYVKTLHLPRAAVKDLAEREFPYLAASFAHTAGRELAVARGYRATSRLAQITAPLRILFGTQSPAYFRVAATAVAELVPGATVGALRGQGHQAVDYDPPQFARAVLDFDLSSTSPHR; translated from the coding sequence GTGCGCGGCTGCTACCAGAGTGGTTCGCCGCCAGAGTATTTGGGGCCGCCGATCCCGTCGCCGGGCCTTGACGTCGGGTCGCCGGAGGGTCTCGCACGCATCACTACGACGACCGACCCGCGCGAATTACTCGAAGCGTTCTACGTCAAAACCCTGCACCTTCCCCGGGCAGCCGTCAAAGACCTTGCCGAGCGCGAGTTTCCGTATCTGGCCGCCTCGTTCGCACACACCGCCGGGCGCGAACTCGCGGTGGCTCGCGGCTACCGTGCCACCAGTCGGCTAGCCCAGATCACCGCCCCACTGCGGATCTTGTTCGGTACCCAGAGTCCCGCGTATTTCCGGGTGGCCGCGACGGCCGTCGCCGAGCTGGTACCGGGAGCCACGGTGGGCGCGTTGCGCGGCCAAGGGCACCAGGCGGTCGACTACGACCCACCGCAATTCGCACGGGCGGTACTCGATTTCGACTTGAGCTCGACTAGTCCGCATCGGTGA
- a CDS encoding TetR/AcrR family transcriptional regulator — MTTRAQSAAATRRSLLEAAGLLLDLGGVEAVTLREVGARAGVSHSAAYRHFADKEALLAVLAADALRGLADLLQALVDSDDSAEESLRSGLLSLIDLGRTRPHLYRLMFTPPAGDPGEAMRVAERAQELFLDLVGRITGPEQARRYGALLLTSAHGITGLDLSGHMDLDKWHTNAEELVDTLISVLPRGTELSG, encoded by the coding sequence GTGACAACACGCGCGCAGAGTGCTGCGGCCACACGCCGCTCGCTGCTCGAGGCTGCGGGCCTGCTACTCGATCTGGGCGGAGTCGAGGCCGTCACGTTGCGCGAGGTGGGCGCACGGGCCGGTGTCTCGCACTCGGCCGCCTACCGGCACTTTGCCGACAAGGAAGCCCTGCTGGCGGTGTTGGCCGCCGACGCGTTGCGTGGGTTGGCCGACCTACTCCAGGCCTTGGTCGACAGCGACGACTCGGCCGAGGAATCCCTGCGCTCGGGTCTGCTGTCGTTGATAGATCTCGGTCGTACCCGGCCGCACCTGTACCGATTGATGTTCACCCCGCCGGCGGGTGACCCGGGCGAAGCGATGCGGGTAGCTGAACGAGCGCAGGAGCTGTTTCTGGACCTCGTCGGTCGCATCACCGGCCCCGAGCAGGCGCGGCGGTACGGGGCCTTGCTGTTGACCAGCGCCCATGGGATCACCGGATTGGATTTGAGTGGTCATATGGATCTGGACAAGTGGCACACCAACGCCGAGGAACTCGTCGACACACTTATCTCGGTGTTGCCGAGGGGGACGGAGCTCAGCGGCTGA
- the xsc gene encoding sulfoacetaldehyde acetyltransferase, which yields MTQATTRAAASGVQRMTPSEAFVETMAANGVTDIFGIMGSAFMDAMDIFAPAGIRLIPVVHEQGAAHMADGYARVSGRHGVVIGQNGPGISNCVTAIAAAFWAHSPVVIVTPEAGTMGIGLGGFQEANQLPMFQEFTKYQGHVNNPRRMAELTGRCFDRAIMEMGPTQLNIPRDFFYGEIETEIPQPRRLDRGPGGAQSLDEAAQLIAEAEFPVIISGGGVVMGDAVEECKAFAERLGAPVVNSYLHNDSFPASHPLWTGPLGYQGSKAAMKLISRADVVIALGTRLGPFGTLPQHGMDYWPKDAKIIQIDADQKMLGLVKKISVGICGDAKAATTALMERIRNRTLASDATREQRAATIQAEKDAWENELSEWIHERDPFSLDMIAEQDQEEGNWLHPRQVLRELEKAMPANVMVSTDIGNINSVANSYLRFERPRSFLAPMSYGNCGYALPTVIGAKVAAPERPAIAYAGDGAWAMSMGEIMTAVRHDIPVTGVVFHNRQWGAEKKNQVDFYNRRFVAAELESQSFAGIAEAMGAEGIVVEKLDEVGPALQRAVTAQMKEGKTTVVEIMCTRELGDPFRRDALSKPVRLLDKYKDYV from the coding sequence ATGACCCAAGCAACCACTCGTGCTGCCGCATCAGGCGTGCAGCGAATGACACCGTCCGAGGCTTTCGTCGAGACGATGGCGGCTAATGGCGTCACCGACATCTTCGGCATCATGGGCTCGGCCTTCATGGATGCGATGGACATCTTCGCGCCGGCCGGCATCCGGCTCATCCCCGTGGTACACGAGCAAGGGGCGGCGCACATGGCCGACGGCTACGCGCGCGTCAGCGGCCGTCATGGCGTCGTCATCGGTCAAAACGGCCCCGGAATCAGCAACTGCGTCACCGCGATCGCCGCCGCCTTCTGGGCGCACAGCCCGGTGGTCATCGTGACTCCCGAAGCCGGCACCATGGGCATCGGCCTCGGCGGCTTCCAGGAAGCCAACCAGCTTCCGATGTTCCAAGAATTCACGAAATACCAAGGGCACGTGAATAACCCACGTCGTATGGCAGAGCTCACGGGACGCTGCTTTGACCGCGCCATCATGGAGATGGGTCCCACCCAACTGAACATCCCCCGCGACTTCTTCTACGGTGAGATCGAGACCGAGATTCCGCAGCCGCGCAGACTCGACCGCGGGCCGGGCGGTGCGCAAAGCCTCGACGAGGCCGCGCAATTGATCGCCGAAGCCGAGTTCCCCGTGATCATCTCGGGTGGCGGCGTGGTGATGGGCGATGCCGTCGAGGAGTGCAAGGCCTTCGCGGAACGCCTCGGCGCCCCGGTGGTCAATAGCTACCTGCACAACGACTCCTTCCCCGCCAGCCACCCGTTGTGGACCGGTCCGCTTGGCTACCAGGGCTCCAAGGCTGCGATGAAACTGATATCGCGGGCCGACGTGGTGATCGCGCTGGGCACCCGGCTCGGACCCTTCGGCACCCTGCCGCAGCACGGAATGGACTACTGGCCCAAAGATGCCAAGATCATCCAGATCGACGCCGACCAAAAGATGCTCGGGCTGGTCAAGAAGATCAGCGTGGGCATCTGCGGCGACGCGAAGGCGGCGACGACGGCGCTGATGGAGCGAATCCGGAACCGGACATTGGCCAGCGACGCCACCCGGGAGCAGCGCGCCGCCACCATTCAGGCCGAAAAGGACGCGTGGGAAAACGAACTCAGCGAGTGGATCCACGAGCGTGACCCGTTCAGCCTCGACATGATCGCCGAACAGGACCAGGAGGAAGGCAACTGGCTGCACCCACGGCAGGTGTTGCGCGAGCTCGAGAAGGCGATGCCGGCCAACGTCATGGTGTCGACCGATATCGGAAACATCAACTCGGTGGCCAACAGTTACCTGCGCTTCGAGCGGCCGCGAAGCTTTTTGGCCCCGATGAGTTACGGCAACTGCGGCTACGCGTTGCCGACGGTCATCGGCGCAAAGGTGGCCGCCCCCGAGCGGCCGGCAATCGCCTATGCCGGCGACGGCGCGTGGGCCATGAGCATGGGCGAGATCATGACCGCCGTTCGACACGACATCCCGGTCACCGGAGTCGTTTTCCACAACCGGCAATGGGGTGCGGAAAAGAAAAATCAGGTGGATTTCTACAACCGTCGATTCGTCGCTGCCGAGCTGGAAAGCCAGTCCTTCGCGGGCATCGCCGAGGCGATGGGGGCCGAGGGGATCGTCGTCGAGAAGCTCGACGAGGTCGGGCCCGCGTTGCAACGCGCCGTAACCGCCCAGATGAAGGAGGGCAAGACAACGGTCGTCGAGATCATGTGCACCCGCGAGCTGGGCGACCCGTTCCGCCGCGACGCACTATCCAAGCCCGTCCGGTTACTCGACAAGTACAAGGACTACGTCTAG
- a CDS encoding helix-turn-helix domain-containing protein: MVRTPDVARRGQLLDALIEEFAAGGIGDRSLREVAVAIGTSHRMLLHHFGSRDNLLLAVVEEVERRQLGVLAELPTDAAGGFAAMWADVRRPGLRRLERLFFECYARAAQGEKPFARMVPNAVDGWLRAVEAAAGDSLDPALVRLGLAVTRGLLLDLVATNDDAGVDAAAAAFTRLLSR, from the coding sequence ATGGTGCGCACCCCTGACGTCGCGCGGCGCGGCCAACTCCTCGACGCACTGATCGAGGAATTCGCGGCCGGGGGCATCGGCGACCGCTCACTGCGCGAGGTCGCCGTCGCCATCGGCACCAGTCACCGAATGTTGCTGCACCACTTCGGGTCTCGCGACAATCTTCTCCTCGCCGTCGTTGAGGAGGTGGAGCGCCGCCAGCTGGGCGTGCTGGCCGAACTGCCTACCGATGCCGCCGGTGGCTTCGCCGCCATGTGGGCCGACGTGCGGCGTCCAGGACTTCGCCGGCTGGAGCGTCTCTTCTTCGAGTGCTATGCCCGCGCCGCGCAGGGCGAAAAGCCTTTCGCCCGAATGGTTCCCAATGCCGTCGATGGCTGGCTGCGCGCGGTCGAGGCGGCAGCCGGCGATTCGTTAGACCCTGCGCTGGTCCGACTGGGGCTGGCGGTCACGCGCGGGCTGCTACTGGATCTGGTCGCCACCAACGACGATGCTGGTGTGGACGCGGCCGCGGCGGCCTTCACCCGCCTGCTCAGCCGCTGA
- a CDS encoding TetR/AcrR family transcriptional regulator yields MPRPPRPHSSVKPGAKVDARSERWREHRKKVRGEIVEAAFRAIDRLGPELSVREIAEEAGTAKPKIYRHFQDKSDLFQAIGERLRDMLWAAIFPSIDLATDSAREIVRRSVEEYVNLVDLHPNVLRVFISARSGATAESTVRTLNEGRQITLTMADMFDNELKDMQLDHAAFELAAHAAFGSAASSTEWWLGPEPGSPRRMPRDQFVAHLTTIMLGVIVGTAEALGIVVDPDQPVHSAVRRSPAAS; encoded by the coding sequence ATGCCCCGACCTCCTCGGCCCCATTCGAGCGTCAAGCCGGGCGCGAAGGTCGACGCGCGCAGCGAGCGCTGGCGGGAACACCGCAAGAAGGTGCGCGGTGAGATCGTCGAGGCGGCGTTTCGCGCCATCGACCGGCTGGGGCCCGAGCTGAGCGTGCGAGAAATCGCCGAAGAGGCGGGCACCGCCAAGCCCAAGATCTATCGCCACTTCCAGGACAAGTCCGACCTATTCCAGGCGATCGGCGAGCGGCTGCGGGACATGTTGTGGGCGGCGATCTTCCCGTCGATCGACTTGGCCACCGACTCCGCCCGGGAGATCGTCCGGCGCAGCGTCGAGGAATACGTCAACCTGGTGGACCTGCATCCCAACGTACTGCGGGTGTTCATCTCGGCGCGCTCCGGAGCGACCGCCGAGTCGACGGTCCGCACCCTTAACGAGGGCCGTCAGATCACGCTCACCATGGCCGACATGTTCGACAACGAGCTCAAGGACATGCAGCTGGACCACGCTGCCTTCGAGCTGGCCGCGCACGCGGCGTTCGGATCGGCGGCCTCGTCCACCGAATGGTGGTTAGGGCCCGAACCGGGCAGCCCCCGCCGCATGCCCCGCGACCAGTTCGTTGCTCACCTGACCACGATCATGCTGGGGGTCATCGTCGGCACGGCCGAGGCGCTGGGCATTGTCGTCGACCCCGACCAGCCGGTCCACAGCGCCGTACGCAGGAGCCCCGCCGCCAGCTGA
- a CDS encoding AraC family transcriptional regulator yields the protein MIDGLRVRTDTTDPDDARSQIAAVYCPHRLTVRGRVSAFRARHAEGGGSGLGVYSLSYGAATTVLESSTFDDFVLVSEQISGRFVAGADHGERAVLPGGFVVLDAHTAFRLRWEENCNIFHVRIPRTDFEAAVAEFTGATEPSPVRIPTSWQPSTPGTLAVAKVMRFLLRNAGPTGLLASRSLVSAQMSRMLVASIVEAYPGLSHTADAGGGAVRPPAVRRALAYLDDFAAEDIRISDVAAAARLSTRALQEAFRKHLDTTPMAHLKSIRLARAHADLRRSAVEDGTTVAAVAYRWGFGNLGRFAADYRREFGRSPSEVLRGR from the coding sequence ATGATCGACGGATTGCGCGTCCGGACCGACACCACGGATCCCGACGACGCGCGCAGTCAGATCGCCGCTGTCTACTGTCCCCACCGCCTCACCGTCCGGGGCCGCGTGTCGGCGTTTCGCGCCCGGCATGCGGAGGGCGGCGGCAGCGGGCTTGGCGTTTACTCCCTGTCGTACGGCGCTGCCACCACGGTGCTCGAGTCGTCGACATTCGACGACTTCGTCTTAGTGTCCGAGCAGATCAGTGGGCGGTTCGTGGCCGGCGCGGACCACGGGGAGCGGGCCGTGTTGCCCGGCGGTTTCGTTGTGCTGGACGCCCACACGGCGTTTCGGCTGCGGTGGGAGGAGAACTGCAATATTTTTCACGTGCGCATTCCGCGCACGGATTTCGAGGCGGCGGTCGCCGAGTTCACCGGTGCGACCGAGCCGAGCCCGGTCCGAATCCCGACGAGCTGGCAGCCGTCCACACCGGGAACGTTGGCCGTGGCGAAGGTGATGAGATTCCTGCTCCGCAATGCCGGGCCGACCGGGCTGCTGGCATCGAGGTCATTGGTATCGGCACAGATGTCTCGAATGTTGGTAGCGAGCATCGTCGAGGCCTACCCCGGCCTTAGTCACACGGCCGACGCGGGCGGCGGTGCCGTGCGGCCGCCGGCGGTGCGGCGCGCGCTCGCTTACCTCGACGACTTCGCGGCCGAGGACATCCGGATCAGCGACGTGGCGGCCGCCGCGCGGTTGAGCACTCGTGCGCTTCAGGAAGCCTTCCGTAAGCACCTGGACACGACTCCGATGGCCCATCTGAAATCGATCAGACTGGCTCGGGCGCACGCGGATCTGCGGCGGTCGGCTGTCGAGGACGGGACGACCGTCGCGGCCGTCGCATACCGCTGGGGGTTTGGCAATCTGGGCCGGTTCGCGGCCGACTACCGGCGGGAATTCGGCCGCTCGCCCAGTGAGGTACTGCGTGGGCGGTAG